ACAAGGCCCACCGCTACGAGCCCGATCTCAACCCCACCTATCAGGACATGGCTGCCCATTACGGGGTCGCCATCGTCCCCACGCGGGCGCGGAAGCCCCGTGACAAGGCCAAGGTCGAAGGAGGTGTATTAATCGTCCAGCGCTGGATTCTGGCGGCAGTTCGCCACCGCCAGCACTTCTCGCTCGGCCAACTCAACGCCACCATCCGCGAGCTGCTGGCCAGGCTCAACAGCCGCCCCTTCCGCAAGCTGCCCGGGTGCCGGCGAGAGCACTTCGAGCAACTGGACAAACCGCTCCTCCAGCCCCTGCCATCAGAGCCGTATGTCTACGCAGACTGGAAAAAGGCCCGGGTGCACATCGACTACCACGTGGCCATCAACGGGCATTACTACTCGGTCCCCTACACCCTGATCAAAAAAGAGGAGGAGGTGCGGATCACCCACAACACCATCGAGTGCTTCTACCGGGGCAGCCGGGTCGCGAGCCACTGTCGCTGCGACCAGAAGGGTCGCCACACCACCATCGCTGCGCATATGCCCGAGTCCCATCGCCAGGCGGGTGAGTGGACACCGCAGCGCCTGATCGCCTGGGCGGCCAAGACCGGGCCGGCGACTGAGAAGCTCATACGCACCGTCCTGGGGGCCCGCAAGCACCCACAACAGGCCTATCGCCCCTGCCTGGGCATCCTGAGGCTGGGGCAGAGCTATGGCGACGAACGCCTGGAAGCGGCCTGCCAGCGCGCCCTGGTGCTGGGGAGCTGCCGCTACAAGAGCATCGAGTCCATCCTCAAACACCGCCTGGACCAGCAGCCGCTGGAAGAGCAACAGGAACTGGCCTTACCCGAGACCCACGACAACATCCGTGGCCCGGCCTACTACCACTGAAGGACACCAACATGCTCAACCATCCCACTCTCGACAAGCTCCATACCCTCAAGCTGACCGGCATGGCCGCCGCTCTGGCGGACCAGTCGGCCACCCCCGACATCACGGATCTGAGCTTCGAGGAACGCCTCGGGCTACTGGTCGACCGGGAGATGACTGAACGCGAGAACCGACGCATGAGCAGCCGCTTGCGCCGGGCCAGGCTGCGCCACAACGCCATGCTCGAGGACCTGGACTACCGCAACCCACGCGGCCTGGACAAAGGGCTGATCCAGTCACTGGCAAGCTGCCAATGGGTCAAGGAGCACCTCAATGTACTGATCACCGGCCCCACCGGGGTGGGGAAGACCTGGCTCGCCTGCGCGCTGGCGCACAAGGCCTGCCGGGAGGGCCACACCGCGCAGTACGTGCGCCTGACCCGGCTGCTACGGGAGCTAGTGATCGCCAAAGGCGATGGCCAGTACGCCAAGCTGCTGAGCAACCTCGCCAAAGTGGACGTGCTCATCCTCGATGACTGGGGACTGATGAAGCTCAGTGCCGAGAACCGGCGGGACTTGCTGGAGGTGCTGGAAGACCGCCACGGCCGCCGTTCCACCATCGCCACCAGTCAACTTCCCATCGAGGAATGGCACGGCGTCATCGGTGACCCCACCCTGGCAGACGCCATCCTGGACCGCCTCGTCCACAACGCCTACAAGATCACCCTCAGGGGTGAATCCATGCGAAAACGCCAAGCCACGTTGACGGGCACTGCGCCTTCGGAGTAAGAAGAGAAACCCCGCGTCGCTACGCTCCGATGGGTGGCAGCTTTGCCCCGGTCCGGGTGGCAGCCTTCACGTGGAATGGGTGGCAACCTTCAGCGGTTTACGCAACTCGGTCGATGAGGTGCGCGGGATCATTCAAGAGACAGGCAAAGCGCCTTTCCCGGAAACGCGGCCGACAAGCTTTGCCAGGCAACTGCACGACACGCTCGACAACATTCCGGAGGCGCTGTGCCTCCTTGACCAGCAGTGGCGCTTCACCTTCGTCAATCGGCGCTGCGAGCGCATGATCGGGCATACCCGGATGGATCTCCTCGGGCAGGTGATCTGGGAGGCGTTCCCCCAGCTTGGTCGCTCGGCACTCGTCTCTGCGTACGAGGAGGCGGTCTCGAATGAGGCCTCCCGAACGGTGGAGGTTCATCTGGCGTCCATCGGCGCGGACGTCGAGATCCGAGTCCATCCCGGTCGTCACGGCATCATGCTCTACTTCCAGGACATCACCGAGCGCAAGACAAAAGAGCGCGAAATCGAACACCTCGCTCAACACGACTCGCTCACGGGGTTACCGAACCGCTTCGCCTTGGAGCAGGTACTGGAGCAGCAGTGCCGCCGCACGAGTCCCTGGGCGTCCGGCTTCTACGCCGTTCTCTTCATCGACCTTGATGGTTTCAAGGACGTCAATGACACCTGCGGCCACGTCGAAGCCGATCACGTTCTCGTTGAAGTTGCCTGTCGGCTCCAGGAGGCGGTTCGTAACCAGGACACTGTGGTCCGCTACGGCGGTGACGAGTTCGTTGTTGTGCTCTGCGGGCTCAGCGACGATACCGACACTGCGACCGCGGAAACCGAACAAGTTGCACGCAAGCTTCAGGAAGTGATTGCGACGCCGATTGCCGCAGGCAGCAGCACCCACCGCGTTGGTGCGAGCATAGGCGCTGCCATCAGCAGACTCGGTGAGGGCGAGCCTGAGAGCCTTATCCGTGAAGCGGACGCGGCGATGTATCGAGCAAAGCGCAGGAGGGCCACAACGGGAGCCCCCCGGATCTCGCCCAGCCGCCGAACCACGGATGAGCGGGCACTTGATGCCGATCCGAAATAGTGGGGCGGCGAACTGTTAAATGACCTTGGACCCAATCAGACAACATCTACAGGGACAGGTGGCGCCGAACCCCGAAACGCTGCGTAAGCTAGCAGACTCTCCCTAAAGTAAACCGAGAGACTCCGGATTACTGGCTCAGGTAGCGCCAGTTGGTTCGCCATCACATCAGGTGGATTTGCCACGGTAAGCGGTCGTTCGACTGAGGCCCCACGAATGACAGCTCAGGGTCGACAACGGACCCCGATACCTGACGTGACATGAAGGTTGGCTCCCGCTCACGGCATGGCGCGACGTGCACCAACGAGCCTCCGTGAAAGCCGATACGGTTCAGTCCGTTAGTATGGGACCACGGCAGCCCCATCGTATGGGATAATGGAGACATCCGTCGTCATCCGATAATCACGATGAAGGGGCTCCCATGACCGATACTGCCAGGAACACGATCTACTACACCCTTACGGATGAGGCCCCTGCGGCGGCCACCCGTTCGTTGCTACCCGTGGTCCAAACCTTCACCAGCGCCGCCGGCATCGATGTCAAACTTTCTGACGTCTCGCTGGCTGGACGCATCCTCTCCGCCTTTCCGGAGCGGCTGAAGGACGACCAGAAGGTGGAGGACGGACTGGCCTTTCTGGGCGAGCTGACCCAGGATCCGCACGCCAACATCATCAAGCTACCGAACATCAGCGCTTCCATCCCGCAGCTCACCGCTTGCATACGCGAGTTGCAGTCCCAGGGCTATGATGTGCCGAGCTACCCGGCCGAGCCCAAAAGCGATGAAGAGCAGGCCATCCACGACCGCTATGCCAAGGTGTTGGGCAGCGCGGTCAACCCGGTACTGCGCGAAGGCAACTCCGACCGTCGCGCCCCCCGGGCGGTCAAGAACTTCGTGCGTAAGCACCCGCATTCCATGGGCAGATGGAGCAAGGCCTCCCGCACCCACGCCGACTACATGCGTGGTGGTGATTTCTACTCGGCCGAGCAGTCTTTCACCATGGCTCAGGCCGGTGCGGTGCGCATCGAGTTCGTCGACAAGGCCGGCAATGTCAAGCTGAAGAAGAAGCTGGAGCTGGAGACCGGCGAGATCATCGACAGCATGCGCATGAGCGTCAAGGCGCTGCGGGCCTTCCTGGAAGACACCATGGAAGATGCCCGGGAGTCCGGCGTGATGTGGTCCCTGCACGTGAAGGCGACCATGATGAAGGTCTCTCACCCCATCGTGTTCGGCCACGCCGTCAAGGTCTACTACAAAGAGGTTTTCGAGAAGTGGGGCGACCTGTTCAAGGAACTGGGCGTGAACCCCAACGACGGCCTCAGCAGCGTCTACGAGAAGATCGAAAGCCTGCCGCGTTCCCAGCAGGAAGAGATCCACCGGGACATCCTTGCCAGCTACGAGCACCGCCCGGAAATGGCCATGGTGGATTCCTACAAGGGCATCACCAACCTGCACATGCCCAGTGACGTGATCGTGGACGCCTCCATGCCGGCCATGATCCGCAACGGCGGCAAGATGTGGGGGCCGGACGGCAAGTCGAAGGACTGCAAGGCAGTTATGCCGGAGAGCACGTACTCCAAGATCTACCAGGAGATGATTAACTTCTGCAAAACCAATGGCGCCTTCGACCCCACGACCATGGGCTCCGTGCCCAACGTGGGCCTGATGGCGAAAAAAGCCGAGGAGTACGGCTCCCACGACAAGACCTTCGAGCTTGAGGCCGACGGCATCATGAGGATCGTCGATCACAAGGGCGACGTGCTGATGCAGCACGAGGTGGAGAAGGGAGACATCTGGCGCGCCTGCCAGACCAAGGACGTCGCCGTTCGTGACTGGGTCAAACTGGCGGTGGACCGTGCCCGCGAGTCTGACACCCCGGCCATCTTCTGGCTGGATCGCAACCGCCCCCACGACATCGAGCTCATCAAGAAGGTCAACTGCTATCTGCAGGAGCACGACCTGAGCGGCCTGGACATTCGTATCCAGACCTATGAGGAGGCCATCCGCCGCTCCATGGAGCGCATGATCCGCGGCCGCGACACCATCTCGGTCACCGGCAACGTTCTGCGTGACTATCTGACGGATCTGTTCCCCATCATGGAGCTGGGCACATCGGCCAAGATGCTCTCCATCATCCCCCTGCTCGAGGGCGGCGGCATGTACGAGACCGGCGCCGGTGGCTCCGCGCCCAAGCACGTGCAACAGCTCCAGGAAGAGAACCACCTGCGCTGGGATTCGCTGGGCGAGTTCCTGTCTCTGGCGGTTTCGCTGGATGACCTGGGGATGAAGCAGGACAACCCCCGCGCCCGTGTGCTGGCTGAGTGCCTGGATCAGGCGACGGAAAGGCTGCTGGAGAATGAGAAGTCACCGTCCCGCAAGACCGGGGAACTGGACAATCGCGGTAGCCACTACTTCCTGGCCCTGTACTGGGCGGAAGCGGTTGCCGCTCAGACCGATGACCAGAAACTGGCGGACCACCTGGGGTCGGTGGCCAAGGAGCTGAAAGACAATGCCGAGCAGATCCTCGAGGAGTTGAGCGTGGTCCAGGGCAGTCCGGCGGACCTGGGCGGCTACTACCACCCTTCCCCCGAGGCCGCCGACAAGGTCATGCGGCCCAGCCAGACGCTGAACGGGATACTGGCGAAGGCGATGGGCTAACACGAGCCGTCAGCTGAAGCCATTTGCAGCTCGCTCAGCGTCGCCGCTGGATTCGCCATTACCAGCGAAACCAGCTCCGCCTCAGGTACGAACATCTGAGCCGGCCCGAAACCCGGCCCCAATCAGCACCGCCCAGGCGAGCATCAGAGTCACACCTCCGAGTGGTGTCAGGTAGGTGAGCGCCTGCACACCGGTTAGGGCAGCGCCGTAGATACTGAAGCTGAACAACACGGTTCCGGCCACGAACAGCCAGCCTGCCACACGCAGCAGAGGTTGAACCCGATGCCGCCCCAGAGCGATGAGAGCCAATCCAAGCGCAGAAACGATCAGCGCGCCCACCTGGTGATAGCGGATCGCCGTCATCACCCAACGAAACACTTCGTCATCGACCCGCGCCTGCAGAAGATGCTCGGCAGAGGCCCCGACCACCACCGACAGCAGGCCAAGCAGGGCGCCGGCAATCAATACAGGATTCATGCACCAACCTCCGGCTGTTCGCGTCGACCCAATAATGGTGCTGGTCGCACTGGCCGTAGCACCGAGTCAGGGCCTCAACGGTCGCCAGCCTCGCGCTGAACGGCGAGGTAGTAGGTCGCCTCTCCGTCAGTGATAACCGGAGTCACCTTCCATTCGATATCGAAAGCGGTGCCGTCCTTGCGGTAATTGACCGTCTGACCGTGAAAGGTGCGACCGTTCCTGAGGTCCTCGGCAAGCCGGTCAATCACGTTCCTTTCTGTCTCCGGCCCTTGCAGAAGGCCCGGCGTCTTTCCGATCACGTCGTCAGCTTGATAGCCCGTGAGCTCGGTGAACCGCTCATTGACATAGACAATCTCCGATCCGCCGTGGGTGTCGGTGGCGCGGCTGACCATCACCGAGTCAAAGGCCAGTTCGGCGCCGGCCTTGAAAAGGGGTGAAGCAAGCGGATTGTTCTGTTCTTTCATAACAATACCCATTGGGTTGTGGCTGTCGATGCCAGCCGTAGGGGGTGTCATCCGGTTATGGGGGCAGGTTTATGTCACAAACGTAAAAGTATTGTATAGCAGTTTTCCGAGCAAGAGAACGACTGTATCCATTGTGTTCGTGGGAGCGCCTCGCCGGTTTCTCTGACACCGGTGAACAGGATCAATCGATTCTGACAAGCGGGAAGAATACACTGCTCCGCGAACGGTCTGGCAGCCGGGAACGCCCGAGGAGGATACACATGGTGGCAGTCGCACGCTTCGGTCTGCAGGCGGAGCCCGCTCAGTGGATATTCGTGGGCGACCCGGTCATGGGCGGCCAGTCCACGGGGGCCGTGGAGCCGCTGGACCCCTCGTGCATCGCGTCGCTCAGTCTGTTCATCTCCGGCAAGCAGGCCGGGCTATTTGCGTTGGTTCTGTACGGGATCGACGCCTGTACGCGCTCTGGGACGTAATCTGCATGGCCGGATCTCCGGGCATCCACGGCAGACGGCCCGTTGGCCAACAGCCAACAAGTCCTTCCGCCGAGGTCTATCAATCAGCCGGCTGAAAAGTGAAAGCCGTGGCAGCCTCGAACTTGCTGGAGACCTCGCCGGACAGCACGCGCTCCATGTCGAGACCCAGGTCGAGCTTTCGCACCTCGGCACCTTCCGATAAATCGAGCTTGTCGAGCTCGACCTGGAACACGCTCGGTGAGATCACGGACTCCACGTAGTAGCGCCGGTCCTTGTGGTCGGCCACCACCCGCCAGCGCGTGGTGGAGAGGTTCGGCTGGTCGGCGATGGAAATGCCCCAAGGCACTGACGTATGCCGGA
The DNA window shown above is from Aquisalimonas sp. 2447 and carries:
- a CDS encoding PAS domain S-box protein → MKEQNNPLASPLFKAGAELAFDSVMVSRATDTHGGSEIVYVNERFTELTGYQADDVIGKTPGLLQGPETERNVIDRLAEDLRNGRTFHGQTVNYRKDGTAFDIEWKVTPVITDGEATYYLAVQREAGDR
- a CDS encoding DUF423 domain-containing protein translates to MNPVLIAGALLGLLSVVVGASAEHLLQARVDDEVFRWVMTAIRYHQVGALIVSALGLALIALGRHRVQPLLRVAGWLFVAGTVLFSFSIYGAALTGVQALTYLTPLGGVTLMLAWAVLIGAGFRAGSDVRT
- the istB gene encoding IS21-like element helper ATPase IstB, whose product is MLNHPTLDKLHTLKLTGMAAALADQSATPDITDLSFEERLGLLVDREMTERENRRMSSRLRRARLRHNAMLEDLDYRNPRGLDKGLIQSLASCQWVKEHLNVLITGPTGVGKTWLACALAHKACREGHTAQYVRLTRLLRELVIAKGDGQYAKLLSNLAKVDVLILDDWGLMKLSAENRRDLLEVLEDRHGRRSTIATSQLPIEEWHGVIGDPTLADAILDRLVHNAYKITLRGESMRKRQATLTGTAPSE
- a CDS encoding GGDEF domain-containing protein yields the protein MEWVATFSGLRNSVDEVRGIIQETGKAPFPETRPTSFARQLHDTLDNIPEALCLLDQQWRFTFVNRRCERMIGHTRMDLLGQVIWEAFPQLGRSALVSAYEEAVSNEASRTVEVHLASIGADVEIRVHPGRHGIMLYFQDITERKTKEREIEHLAQHDSLTGLPNRFALEQVLEQQCRRTSPWASGFYAVLFIDLDGFKDVNDTCGHVEADHVLVEVACRLQEAVRNQDTVVRYGGDEFVVVLCGLSDDTDTATAETEQVARKLQEVIATPIAAGSSTHRVGASIGAAISRLGEGEPESLIREADAAMYRAKRRRATTGAPRISPSRRTTDERALDADPK
- a CDS encoding NADP-dependent isocitrate dehydrogenase; its protein translation is MTDTARNTIYYTLTDEAPAAATRSLLPVVQTFTSAAGIDVKLSDVSLAGRILSAFPERLKDDQKVEDGLAFLGELTQDPHANIIKLPNISASIPQLTACIRELQSQGYDVPSYPAEPKSDEEQAIHDRYAKVLGSAVNPVLREGNSDRRAPRAVKNFVRKHPHSMGRWSKASRTHADYMRGGDFYSAEQSFTMAQAGAVRIEFVDKAGNVKLKKKLELETGEIIDSMRMSVKALRAFLEDTMEDARESGVMWSLHVKATMMKVSHPIVFGHAVKVYYKEVFEKWGDLFKELGVNPNDGLSSVYEKIESLPRSQQEEIHRDILASYEHRPEMAMVDSYKGITNLHMPSDVIVDASMPAMIRNGGKMWGPDGKSKDCKAVMPESTYSKIYQEMINFCKTNGAFDPTTMGSVPNVGLMAKKAEEYGSHDKTFELEADGIMRIVDHKGDVLMQHEVEKGDIWRACQTKDVAVRDWVKLAVDRARESDTPAIFWLDRNRPHDIELIKKVNCYLQEHDLSGLDIRIQTYEEAIRRSMERMIRGRDTISVTGNVLRDYLTDLFPIMELGTSAKMLSIIPLLEGGGMYETGAGGSAPKHVQQLQEENHLRWDSLGEFLSLAVSLDDLGMKQDNPRARVLAECLDQATERLLENEKSPSRKTGELDNRGSHYFLALYWAEAVAAQTDDQKLADHLGSVAKELKDNAEQILEELSVVQGSPADLGGYYHPSPEAADKVMRPSQTLNGILAKAMG